One window of the Pseudomonas lurida genome contains the following:
- a CDS encoding sigma-70 family RNA polymerase sigma factor, which produces MSTSFTHLYGTHHSWLLGLLRRRLSDRWDAADLAHDTFIRILSRPLAETDPVRQRSYLATIARGLCIDHWRRRQLERAWLQTLAERPQALQPSPEQRAIIVETLVEVDTMLARLPKKVSEAFLLAQLHGLPYKQIAEQLGVGERMVKKYMAQALLHCAILEAELDGLLVQ; this is translated from the coding sequence GTGTCGACCTCTTTTACTCACCTCTACGGCACTCATCACAGTTGGCTGCTCGGCCTGCTACGCCGGCGCTTGAGCGATCGTTGGGATGCCGCCGACCTGGCCCACGACACGTTTATCCGCATTCTCAGCCGCCCGCTGGCCGAGACTGACCCCGTCCGCCAGCGCTCCTACCTGGCCACCATCGCTCGCGGGCTGTGCATTGACCATTGGCGCCGGCGCCAGCTCGAACGCGCCTGGCTGCAAACCCTGGCCGAGCGGCCTCAAGCGCTGCAACCGTCGCCGGAGCAACGGGCGATCATCGTCGAGACGCTGGTGGAGGTGGATACCATGCTCGCGCGCCTGCCGAAAAAAGTCAGCGAAGCGTTCCTGCTCGCCCAGTTGCATGGCCTGCCCTACAAGCAGATCGCCGAGCAGCTTGGCGTGGGTGAGCGCATGGTCAAGAAGTACATGGCCCAGGCCCTGTTGCATTGCGCGATCCTGGAAGCCGAACTCGACGGGCTGCTGGTGCAATGA
- a CDS encoding AraC family transcriptional regulator encodes MPPNSLAHLSRLPRFWRDERLPFIEARTIADGRKVTYSRHAHEHFSIGVVTTGRSYYHYGADTFEISAGTVVLMNPGDVHACNPIANEPWSYQMVYVDTPWLTDLQHQLGFSTDMGYRPFNTPYTRDAVLYEGLLELYRILVDEQAEHLQKQSALVSYFTEVQQRLNPSDTPVREVNHKLERAADYIREHCTDALKLEDICVAAELSPSYLIRAFKQYYGLTPHAFLVNQRIQFARAQLRQGELIADVALAAGFADQAHFQRTFKQHFAATPGQYREQLKPSINNPHWPPATRPLSG; translated from the coding sequence ATGCCGCCGAACAGCCTTGCTCACCTCTCGCGCTTGCCGCGCTTCTGGCGCGACGAGCGCCTGCCTTTCATCGAAGCACGCACCATCGCCGATGGCCGCAAGGTGACCTATAGCCGTCATGCGCACGAGCATTTTTCCATCGGCGTGGTCACCACGGGACGCAGCTATTACCACTACGGCGCCGACACCTTTGAGATCAGCGCCGGCACGGTGGTGTTGATGAACCCCGGCGACGTACACGCCTGCAATCCCATCGCCAATGAGCCGTGGTCCTATCAGATGGTGTACGTCGACACGCCCTGGCTGACGGACTTGCAGCACCAACTGGGTTTCAGCACGGACATGGGTTACCGGCCATTCAACACGCCCTACACCCGGGACGCCGTGCTCTACGAGGGCTTGCTGGAGCTGTATCGGATACTGGTGGATGAACAGGCCGAACACTTGCAAAAGCAGAGTGCGCTGGTGAGCTACTTCACTGAGGTGCAACAGCGCCTCAACCCCTCCGACACGCCGGTCCGCGAGGTCAACCACAAGCTGGAGCGGGCCGCGGACTACATCCGCGAACACTGCACCGACGCGCTGAAACTGGAAGATATCTGCGTGGCAGCCGAGTTGTCGCCGTCTTACCTGATCCGTGCGTTCAAGCAGTATTACGGGCTGACGCCCCATGCGTTCCTGGTCAACCAGCGTATCCAGTTTGCCCGCGCGCAATTGCGCCAGGGTGAGTTGATCGCCGATGTTGCGCTGGCCGCGGGCTTTGCCGACCAGGCGCATTTCCAGCGCACGTTCAAACAGCATTTCGCCGCCACACCGGGGCAATACCGCGAGCAGCTCAAGCCATCAATAAATAACCCACACTGGCCACCAGCAACGCGGCCATTGAGCGGTTGA
- a CDS encoding TonB-dependent siderophore receptor, which translates to MSHPACFALRPLALATSLFCLGAPMVQAADSPSTQEAARAYRIAAGSLVSVLNSFAEQSGIFVAGHNSLAAGKTSAGLNGSYTPAAGLQRLLQGSGLQALPQGNNGYVLELIPANTGALELGATTISGQDLGAITEDTHAYTTGSMASATGLPLSMRETPQSVTVITRQQMDDQGTNNIADTLRRAPGVSVQNYDSERWEFSSRGLPITNFQYDGVNSTYDGVYDYGTTSTDMAVYDHLEIIKGSAGLMSGSGDPSATVNLIRKKPTAAFKASVTQTFGSWDNYRTEGDISGPLTESGNVRGRFVGVYQDRQSYLDHYQNTKDIAYGILEADLTPDTLLTFGIDQQDTRSRGASWTGFPMYFSDGSRTNFSRSFNPAADWSRRDFNNQTIFASVQQTLANDWSLKVSLDRKRSQHDTLLASASGGNPDPVSGQNMYMFMGKYKGDQVQNTLDVNLSGPFGLFGREHELIMGFMATRSKQDVPVYGSVYPPVGGSIFDWQGEYAKPDIPRSGQNDIVQRQTGAYLATRLKPTDDLSVILGTRVSNFSGADTTNFYDPAKPDNRTRYHQGGVVTPYAGIVYDLDDTWSVYTSYTQIYRPQTSKDADRKLLDPIEGDTYEAGIKAAFYDGRLNASFAAFRIEQDNVAEYVSGFETDSVYRPIAGATTKGFEAELSGEVLDGWNISAGYTYQHTRDANNGYVYSSVLQTTTPQQVVRLFSTYRLPGALENVTVGGGVNWQSEFFGNVFQPNPGDTVNFGQYARITQDSYYLVDLMARYRFNEHLSTTLNVKNLFDKKYYTGLGNFGTGFYGEPRSLQLATKWDF; encoded by the coding sequence ATGTCGCACCCTGCTTGCTTCGCGCTGCGCCCATTGGCGCTGGCCACTTCGCTATTCTGCCTCGGCGCGCCGATGGTGCAGGCCGCCGACTCGCCTTCGACCCAGGAAGCCGCACGCGCTTATCGCATCGCCGCCGGCTCGCTGGTCAGTGTGTTGAACAGCTTCGCCGAACAGTCGGGCATTTTCGTCGCCGGCCACAACAGCCTCGCCGCGGGCAAGACCAGCGCCGGCCTGAACGGCAGCTACACCCCAGCGGCCGGCTTGCAGCGCCTGTTGCAGGGCAGCGGCCTGCAAGCCCTGCCCCAAGGCAACAATGGCTACGTGCTGGAGCTGATCCCGGCCAACACCGGTGCGCTGGAGCTGGGCGCCACCACGATTTCCGGCCAGGACCTGGGCGCCATCACCGAAGACACCCACGCCTACACCACCGGCTCCATGGCCTCGGCCACCGGCCTGCCGCTGTCGATGCGTGAAACCCCGCAGTCGGTGACGGTGATCACCCGCCAGCAGATGGACGACCAGGGCACCAACAACATCGCCGACACCCTGCGCCGCGCCCCCGGCGTGAGCGTGCAGAACTACGACAGCGAGCGCTGGGAGTTCTCCAGCCGTGGCCTGCCGATCACCAACTTCCAGTACGACGGCGTCAATTCCACCTACGACGGTGTGTATGACTACGGCACCACCAGCACCGACATGGCCGTGTATGACCACCTGGAAATCATCAAGGGATCGGCCGGCCTGATGAGCGGCTCCGGCGACCCTTCGGCGACCGTCAACCTGATCCGCAAAAAGCCCACGGCGGCATTCAAAGCCTCGGTGACCCAGACCTTCGGTTCCTGGGACAACTACCGCACCGAAGGTGATATCTCCGGCCCGCTGACCGAGTCCGGCAATGTGCGCGGACGTTTTGTCGGCGTGTACCAGGACCGCCAGTCGTACCTGGACCACTACCAGAACACCAAGGACATTGCCTACGGCATCCTTGAAGCCGACCTCACACCCGATACCCTGCTGACCTTCGGCATCGACCAGCAGGACACCCGCTCCCGGGGCGCCAGCTGGACCGGTTTCCCGATGTACTTCAGCGATGGCTCGCGCACGAACTTCTCGCGCTCGTTCAACCCGGCCGCCGACTGGAGCCGTCGCGACTTCAACAACCAGACAATCTTCGCCTCGGTGCAGCAGACGCTGGCCAATGACTGGTCGCTCAAGGTCAGCCTCGACCGCAAGCGCAGCCAGCACGACACCCTGCTCGCCTCTGCCAGTGGCGGCAACCCGGACCCGGTCAGTGGCCAGAACATGTACATGTTCATGGGCAAGTACAAGGGCGATCAGGTGCAGAACACCCTGGACGTCAACCTCAGTGGGCCGTTCGGCCTGTTCGGCCGTGAGCACGAATTGATCATGGGCTTCATGGCCACTCGCTCGAAACAGGATGTGCCGGTGTACGGCTCGGTCTACCCGCCCGTGGGCGGCAGCATCTTCGACTGGCAAGGCGAATACGCCAAACCGGACATCCCGCGCAGTGGCCAGAACGATATCGTGCAGCGCCAGACGGGCGCCTACCTGGCCACGCGCCTGAAACCTACCGATGACCTGTCGGTGATCCTTGGCACCCGCGTGAGTAATTTCAGCGGCGCCGACACCACCAATTTCTACGACCCAGCCAAGCCCGACAACCGCACCCGCTACCACCAGGGCGGCGTCGTCACGCCGTATGCCGGGATCGTCTATGACCTCGACGACACCTGGTCGGTGTACACCAGCTACACCCAGATCTACCGCCCGCAAACCAGCAAGGATGCCGACCGCAAGCTGCTTGACCCCATCGAAGGCGACACCTACGAGGCCGGGATCAAGGCCGCGTTCTACGACGGCCGCCTGAACGCCAGCTTCGCGGCGTTCCGCATCGAGCAGGACAATGTCGCCGAGTACGTCTCGGGTTTCGAGACCGACTCGGTGTATCGCCCGATTGCCGGTGCGACCACCAAAGGGTTCGAGGCAGAACTGTCGGGTGAGGTGCTGGACGGTTGGAACATCTCCGCGGGCTACACCTACCAGCACACCCGCGATGCCAATAATGGCTACGTGTACAGCTCGGTGCTGCAAACCACTACGCCACAACAGGTGGTGCGCCTGTTCAGCACCTATCGCCTGCCCGGCGCACTGGAGAATGTCACCGTGGGCGGCGGCGTGAACTGGCAGAGCGAGTTCTTCGGCAACGTGTTCCAGCCCAACCCGGGCGACACGGTCAATTTCGGCCAGTACGCACGCATCACCCAAGACAGTTACTACCTGGTGGACCTGATGGCGCGCTACCGCTTCAACGAACACCTGAGCACCACGCTGAACGTGAAGAACCTGTTCGATAAAAAGTATTACACCGGCCTGGGCAACTTTGGCACCGGTTTCTACGGTGAACCCCGCAGCCTGCAACTGGCGACCAAATGGGACTTCTGA
- a CDS encoding GNAT family N-acetyltransferase, with the protein MNTPPIEISDQPNAEAERILGSGLAAFNESITGYNDRRPLTVLIKDPDTHQIVGGITGKTTLGMAFLDLFHLPEHLRGSGLGSRLLQAFEDEARRRGCRSAVLYTLSFQAPGFYEKHGWIKFGELPCEPEGSSRVFLSKPL; encoded by the coding sequence ATGAACACGCCACCCATTGAAATCAGCGACCAGCCCAACGCCGAGGCCGAGCGTATTCTTGGCAGCGGGTTGGCCGCGTTCAACGAAAGCATCACCGGCTACAACGATCGCCGGCCGCTGACAGTACTGATCAAAGACCCTGATACGCATCAGATTGTCGGCGGCATCACCGGTAAAACCACGCTGGGCATGGCTTTCCTCGACCTCTTCCACCTGCCCGAACACCTGCGTGGTTCTGGCTTGGGCAGTCGCCTGTTGCAAGCGTTCGAAGACGAGGCTCGCCGCCGAGGGTGCCGCAGCGCGGTGCTGTATACCCTCAGCTTCCAGGCGCCAGGATTCTATGAAAAGCACGGCTGGATAAAATTCGGGGAATTGCCCTGTGAGCCAGAAGGCAGCAGCCGGGTGTTTCTGTCTAAACCGCTGTGA
- a CDS encoding GNAT family N-acetyltransferase gives MPALTLRNAIPADAARCFDIEITAYEGDEAATLEKIATRIAQYPQGFLILEAEGEVVGFINCGCAHEVVMSDEAFKELVGHSAEAPNVVIMSVVVDPLHQGKGYSTLLMNEFVQRIRAMGKHTIHLMCKQRHVPLYERMGYDYVRPSPSDHGGMAWHEMVMAL, from the coding sequence ATGCCCGCCCTCACCTTGCGCAACGCCATCCCCGCCGACGCCGCGCGTTGCTTTGACATCGAGATCACTGCCTACGAAGGCGACGAAGCCGCAACGCTTGAGAAGATTGCCACGCGCATTGCACAGTACCCCCAAGGCTTCTTGATCCTGGAAGCCGAAGGCGAAGTGGTGGGTTTTATCAACTGCGGTTGCGCCCATGAGGTGGTGATGTCGGACGAGGCGTTCAAGGAGTTGGTGGGTCACTCGGCCGAGGCGCCGAATGTGGTGATCATGTCGGTGGTGGTCGACCCGCTGCATCAGGGCAAGGGCTACTCCACGTTGCTGATGAACGAATTCGTGCAGCGCATACGCGCGATGGGCAAGCACACGATTCACTTGATGTGCAAACAACGGCACGTGCCATTGTACGAACGCATGGGCTATGACTATGTGCGACCTTCGCCATCGGACCACGGTGGCATGGCGTGGCATGAGATGGTGATGGCACTCTGA
- a CDS encoding FecR domain-containing protein, translating into MNTPGKLSHASLEQAAQWYVRLQDQASAVEQLRWQAWVAQNPEHQAAWQYVQRVSQRFAPLQEQAQCASRALRSSRRQTLKTLLVLCGGSALAWGSWRNTALPRLVGGWSADYATTRGETRDALLADGSHVWLNTLSALDVRFDATQRLLLLRFGEVLIDTAKDASRPFLVDTEHGRMQALGTRFSVVQDDDQTQLNVFEGRVQVTPQDRQVRIIEAGQQVSFTRDGFKPTMPASPAREAWSRDVLLADNLPLGQLIAELNRYRLGHLGCDPAVAQLPVMGSFPLKDSDHALHLLQAALPIRVDRPLPWWVSVGPQ; encoded by the coding sequence ATGAACACCCCCGGCAAGCTCAGTCACGCCAGCCTGGAGCAGGCCGCGCAATGGTATGTACGCCTGCAGGACCAGGCCAGCGCAGTGGAGCAACTGCGCTGGCAAGCCTGGGTCGCGCAAAACCCCGAACACCAGGCGGCCTGGCAGTATGTGCAGCGCGTGAGCCAGCGTTTTGCACCGCTGCAGGAACAGGCACAGTGTGCCAGCCGCGCCTTGCGCAGTTCGCGGCGCCAGACGCTCAAGACCCTGCTGGTGCTGTGCGGCGGCTCGGCGCTGGCCTGGGGCAGCTGGCGCAATACCGCCCTGCCCCGGCTGGTGGGCGGCTGGAGCGCAGACTATGCAACCACCCGCGGCGAAACCCGCGATGCGTTGCTGGCCGATGGCAGCCATGTATGGCTGAACACGTTGAGCGCGCTGGATGTCCGTTTTGATGCGACGCAACGGTTGCTGCTGCTGCGCTTTGGCGAGGTGTTGATCGACACGGCCAAGGACGCCAGCCGGCCGTTCCTGGTCGACACCGAACACGGACGCATGCAAGCGCTGGGCACCCGTTTCAGCGTGGTGCAAGACGACGATCAGACCCAGCTCAATGTCTTCGAAGGTCGGGTGCAAGTCACCCCCCAAGACCGGCAGGTGCGCATCATCGAAGCCGGCCAGCAAGTCTCCTTCACCCGCGACGGCTTCAAGCCCACTATGCCCGCCTCCCCGGCGCGCGAGGCCTGGAGCCGAGACGTGCTGCTGGCGGACAACTTGCCACTCGGTCAGTTGATCGCCGAACTCAACCGTTATCGCCTGGGCCACCTGGGGTGTGACCCGGCCGTGGCGCAGTTGCCGGTGATGGGTTCGTTCCCGCTCAAAGACAGCGATCATGCCCTGCACCTGCTGCAGGCGGCACTGCCGATTCGGGTCGACCGGCCGTTGCCGTGGTGGGTATCAGTCGGGCCGCAATAA
- a CDS encoding alpha/beta fold hydrolase has product MSRRLLAAACLMLSFSAVQATERWEILPPTPAPVAGAKTGYAAVNGIKVYYTRTGHGSPVVLLHGGLSNSDYWGNQVKALAAKHTVISIDSRGHGRSSRDDKPYGYDLMADDVVAVLDSLNIPRADIVGWSDGAIIGIDLALRHPDRIGKVFAFAANTQTSGVKDAVEKNPTFAAFIERAGKEYAKLSPTPKEYDAFVEQISHMWASQPNWTDAQLQSIKTPILIADGDHDEAIKREHTEYMAATIPGAGLLILPNTSHFAFLQDPALFNAAVLSFLDSK; this is encoded by the coding sequence ATGTCACGTCGCCTGTTGGCAGCTGCCTGCCTGATGCTGTCTTTTTCCGCCGTCCAAGCAACTGAACGCTGGGAAATCCTGCCGCCGACGCCAGCCCCCGTGGCGGGCGCAAAGACCGGCTACGCCGCCGTCAACGGCATCAAGGTCTACTACACCCGCACCGGCCATGGCTCACCAGTGGTGCTGCTGCATGGCGGCTTGTCCAACTCCGATTACTGGGGCAACCAGGTCAAGGCGCTGGCGGCCAAGCACACGGTGATCAGTATCGACAGCCGTGGCCACGGGCGCAGTTCGCGGGATGACAAACCCTACGGTTATGACCTGATGGCCGACGACGTGGTGGCGGTGCTCGACAGCCTGAACATTCCCCGCGCCGACATCGTCGGCTGGAGCGACGGCGCTATCATCGGTATCGACCTGGCGCTGCGTCACCCGGACCGTATCGGCAAAGTATTCGCCTTCGCCGCCAACACCCAGACCTCGGGTGTAAAAGACGCCGTGGAAAAGAACCCGACCTTCGCCGCCTTTATCGAACGCGCTGGCAAGGAGTACGCCAAGCTGTCGCCGACGCCTAAAGAGTACGACGCGTTCGTGGAGCAAATCAGCCATATGTGGGCCAGCCAGCCGAACTGGACCGACGCGCAACTGCAGAGCATCAAGACGCCGATCCTGATTGCCGACGGCGACCATGACGAAGCCATCAAGCGTGAGCACACCGAATACATGGCCGCGACCATTCCCGGGGCCGGCCTGTTGATTCTGCCAAACACCAGCCACTTTGCGTTCCTGCAGGACCCGGCGTTGTTCAATGCCGCAGTGCTGAGCTTCCTCGACAGCAAATAG
- a CDS encoding LysE family translocator: MSLIISMAAFALATSITPGPVNVVALSSGARFGFVASQKHVFGAAVGFTLLLVLIGLGLHEVLVRWPILTQLIQWGGVVFLLYMAWKLAADDGRLDAEGCATAPSMLYGAIMQWLNPKAWLACVAGMGLFVADGDAAQVWLFAALYLVICYLSVACWAYAGTFLRRYLGNPQGVRVFNRSMAALLVASVGYLLMA; the protein is encoded by the coding sequence ATGAGCTTGATCATTTCCATGGCTGCCTTCGCCCTGGCCACCTCCATCACGCCGGGGCCGGTCAATGTGGTTGCGCTGAGTTCGGGGGCGCGCTTTGGCTTTGTCGCCAGCCAAAAACACGTATTCGGCGCTGCGGTAGGCTTCACGTTGCTGTTGGTGCTGATTGGCCTGGGGTTGCACGAAGTGCTGGTGCGCTGGCCGATCTTGACCCAGTTGATCCAGTGGGGTGGGGTGGTCTTCTTGCTTTACATGGCCTGGAAACTGGCAGCGGATGACGGCCGGTTGGACGCCGAGGGCTGCGCCACGGCGCCGTCGATGTTGTATGGCGCGATCATGCAATGGCTCAACCCCAAAGCCTGGCTGGCGTGTGTGGCCGGCATGGGCTTGTTTGTGGCGGATGGCGATGCCGCACAAGTCTGGCTGTTTGCGGCGCTTTATCTGGTGATCTGCTACCTGTCGGTGGCGTGCTGGGCCTACGCCGGCACCTTCCTGCGTCGCTACCTCGGCAACCCTCAGGGCGTTCGCGTGTTCAACCGCTCAATGGCCGCGTTGCTGGTGGCCAGTGTGGGTTATTTATTGATGGCTTGA
- a CDS encoding LysR substrate-binding domain-containing protein, producing the protein MAAYNLRQLRYFVTTAECGSVAEASRKLYIAQPSVSTAIKQLEDSFGVQLFIRHHAQGVSLTPSGARFYRKALELLRVAHEFEQNALADNDVVAGQIDIGCFETVAPLYLPRLIAGFKARWPGVEIRIRDGEQQELVQALTAGSIDVAMLFEHDLGGTIETTPLMPPQQPYALLPADHRFAQQAKVSLADLVLEPMILLDVLPSRTYFVSIFEERGLTPNIVFSSPSIEMVRGMVGRGFGFSILVTKPFTEYTYDGQTVVCVPLAETVTGSGLSAVWLRRAPLTKPVQLFVDYCREELARLLG; encoded by the coding sequence ATGGCTGCCTATAATCTGCGCCAACTCAGATATTTCGTTACCACGGCCGAATGCGGCAGCGTCGCCGAGGCCTCGCGCAAGCTGTATATCGCACAACCGTCGGTGTCCACGGCAATCAAGCAACTGGAAGACAGCTTTGGTGTGCAGCTGTTTATTCGTCATCACGCCCAGGGGGTGTCGCTCACTCCCAGCGGCGCGCGTTTCTATCGCAAGGCGCTGGAGCTGTTGCGGGTGGCCCATGAGTTCGAGCAAAACGCTCTGGCGGACAATGACGTGGTGGCGGGGCAGATCGATATCGGCTGCTTTGAAACGGTGGCGCCGCTGTACCTGCCGCGCTTGATCGCCGGCTTCAAGGCGCGCTGGCCGGGGGTGGAGATCCGGATTCGCGATGGCGAGCAGCAGGAGCTGGTGCAAGCACTGACGGCGGGCAGTATCGACGTAGCGATGCTCTTTGAGCACGACTTGGGCGGCACCATCGAAACCACGCCGCTGATGCCGCCGCAGCAGCCTTATGCGCTGTTGCCGGCGGATCACCGCTTCGCGCAGCAGGCCAAGGTGTCGTTGGCGGATCTGGTGCTGGAGCCGATGATTTTGCTCGACGTGCTGCCCAGCCGCACCTACTTCGTGAGCATCTTCGAAGAGCGCGGGCTGACGCCGAATATTGTGTTCAGCTCACCATCGATCGAGATGGTGCGTGGCATGGTGGGCCGGGGCTTCGGGTTTTCGATCCTGGTGACCAAGCCGTTTACCGAGTACACCTATGACGGCCAGACAGTGGTGTGCGTGCCGCTGGCAGAAACGGTCACGGGTTCAGGCTTGTCGGCGGTCTGGTTGCGGCGCGCGCCGTTGACCAAGCCGGTGCAGTTGTTCGTCGACTACTGCCGCGAAGAACTCGCCCGCTTGCTCGGCTGA
- a CDS encoding PfkB family carbohydrate kinase has translation MSDKRVICVGCAVWDTIFSIDHIPLRGGKILPRQAIQAASGMATAAAFSIARLGGPVTLWARIGDDTTGRMFIDSLSGSGVSTACIRQVPEGRTPFSTILVDRDGERLVVPYIDPSLDTDPTWLPLNDIAGAAAVLADMRWVEGARAALTEARRVGVPTVLDADVAAVEDLKALMPLADHLLFSEPALRLLADNAKPEDALLALAPHTDAKVIGVTLGERGSLIWQRDVSSTEVQHFPTPRIRAVDTLNAGDVWHGTYAYGLAHGWALADSVRAASVAAAMKCEVFGGYLGAPRMAELVRRMASTYRP, from the coding sequence ATGTCGGATAAGCGCGTGATTTGTGTGGGCTGCGCGGTGTGGGACACCATTTTCAGCATCGATCACATCCCGCTGCGTGGCGGCAAGATCCTGCCGCGCCAGGCGATCCAAGCCGCCTCCGGGATGGCGACGGCCGCTGCGTTCAGCATCGCGCGCCTGGGCGGCCCGGTGACCCTCTGGGCACGCATCGGTGACGACACCACCGGCAGGATGTTCATCGACAGCCTGAGCGGGTCCGGCGTTTCCACCGCGTGCATTCGGCAGGTTCCCGAGGGCCGTACCCCGTTTTCGACCATCCTGGTGGACCGCGACGGCGAGCGCCTTGTGGTGCCCTACATCGATCCCTCACTGGACACCGACCCCACCTGGCTGCCGCTCAACGACATCGCCGGGGCCGCTGCGGTACTGGCCGACATGCGCTGGGTAGAAGGCGCTCGCGCGGCGCTGACCGAGGCCCGACGGGTGGGGGTACCGACTGTCCTGGATGCTGATGTCGCCGCCGTGGAAGACCTCAAGGCCCTGATGCCCTTGGCCGACCACCTGCTGTTTTCAGAACCGGCGCTGCGTTTGCTGGCCGACAACGCCAAGCCCGAAGACGCGCTGCTGGCCCTGGCGCCCCACACGGACGCCAAGGTGATCGGCGTCACCCTGGGCGAGCGCGGCTCATTGATCTGGCAGCGGGATGTTTCGAGCACCGAGGTGCAGCACTTTCCGACACCGCGCATTCGCGCCGTCGACACCCTCAACGCCGGCGATGTCTGGCACGGCACCTACGCCTATGGCCTGGCCCACGGCTGGGCCCTCGCCGACAGCGTGCGCGCAGCGAGTGTTGCCGCCGCGATGAAATGCGAGGTATTTGGCGGGTACCTGGGCGCACCGCGCATGGCAGAGCTGGTCAGGCGCATGGCCAGCACCTACCGGCCTTGA
- a CDS encoding purine-cytosine permease family protein translates to MVTTATSSAPLIEKHTIGYVPPEDRHGKVRDLFTLWFGGNIAPLPIVTGALGVQLFHLNLVWGIVAILVGHLVGGVLMALHSAQGPQMGIPQMIQSRAQFGSLGALLVVVIAGVMYVGFFASNIVLAGKSLHGVVDAVPVPVGIVIGAIGSGIIGIIGYRFIHVLNRIGTWVLGAGIVLGFGYIFTHVQTTDFLTRGEFNISGWLATVSLAALWQIAFAPYVSDYSRYLPADVPVASTFWTTYLGSALGSSLSFIFGAVAVLATPIGMDTMDTVKLATGAIGPLMLVLFLLSVISHNALNLYGAVLSIITLIQTFAYRWIPTAKSRAVISILVLAACAIAAVFASKDFIGHFVDMVLVLLVVLVPWTAINLIDFYAIHKGKYDIASIFRVDGGIYGRYNPQALLAYAVGIVVQIPFMNTPLYVGPISEHINGADLSWVVGLVVTSPLYFWLASRDSAYKRRMEGGKWVAGV, encoded by the coding sequence ATGGTTACCACTGCAACATCCTCCGCCCCGCTTATCGAAAAACACACGATTGGATACGTGCCCCCGGAAGATCGCCATGGAAAGGTAAGGGACCTGTTCACCCTGTGGTTCGGCGGCAATATCGCGCCGTTGCCGATCGTCACCGGTGCACTGGGTGTGCAACTGTTTCACCTCAACCTGGTGTGGGGCATTGTCGCCATCCTCGTTGGCCATTTGGTCGGCGGTGTGTTGATGGCGCTGCACTCGGCCCAGGGTCCGCAAATGGGCATCCCGCAAATGATCCAGAGCCGCGCCCAGTTCGGCTCCCTCGGCGCCCTGCTGGTGGTGGTGATTGCGGGTGTCATGTACGTGGGTTTCTTTGCGTCCAACATCGTGCTGGCGGGTAAATCCTTGCACGGTGTGGTCGACGCCGTGCCCGTACCGGTGGGCATTGTGATCGGTGCCATCGGCTCCGGAATCATCGGCATCATCGGCTACCGCTTCATCCACGTGCTCAACCGCATCGGCACCTGGGTGCTGGGCGCCGGGATCGTGCTGGGGTTTGGCTATATCTTTACCCACGTGCAGACCACGGACTTCCTGACTCGCGGTGAATTCAACATCTCCGGTTGGCTGGCGACGGTGTCCCTGGCGGCGCTGTGGCAAATCGCATTCGCGCCCTACGTCTCCGACTACTCGCGCTACCTGCCGGCCGACGTGCCGGTAGCGTCCACCTTCTGGACCACCTACCTCGGCTCGGCCCTGGGCTCGAGCCTGTCGTTCATCTTCGGCGCCGTCGCCGTCCTCGCCACGCCGATCGGCATGGACACCATGGACACGGTCAAACTCGCCACCGGCGCCATCGGCCCGTTGATGCTGGTGCTGTTCCTGCTCAGCGTGATCAGCCACAACGCCCTCAACCTGTACGGCGCAGTGCTGTCGATCATCACCCTGATACAGACCTTCGCGTACCGCTGGATTCCAACGGCCAAAAGCCGTGCAGTGATTTCGATCCTGGTATTGGCGGCCTGTGCGATTGCAGCCGTGTTCGCCTCGAAAGACTTCATCGGCCACTTCGTCGACATGGTGCTGGTGCTGCTGGTGGTCCTGGTGCCGTGGACAGCGATCAACCTGATCGACTTCTATGCAATCCATAAGGGCAAGTACGACATTGCGTCAATCTTCCGCGTGGATGGCGGGATTTACGGGCGGTATAACCCGCAGGCGCTGCTGGCGTATGCGGTGGGCATCGTGGTGCAGATTCCGTTCATGAATACACCGCTGTATGTGGGCCCGATCTCGGAGCACATCAACGGGGCGGATTTGTCCTGGGTGGTGGGGTTGGTGGTGACGTCGCCGTTGTACTTCTGGCTGGCGAGTCGGGACAGTGCGTATAAGCGCCGGATGGAGGGTGGGAAGTGGGTGGCTGGCGTGTGA